GTTTTTGTCGTATCCTTTCTTGATCATATCCATTATTTCTTCTATTTCCATCGGCATGTTATTTTACCTCAAATCATCATCTAATTTATATTTTTTCAAAATTGAACAGTGTCAAATCTTTGTTGATAAGTTGATATTATTTCATTATGCCGAAGCCATAGATTTTATCTGGATCATTTAATTTGAATGGTTTTCAAAACAAGTGAGCTGTGTTAATTGATAATTTTTTCAACGGAGAATTGACAAATCTCAAAATTGCCTTAAAAAACATTTAAATGTCAAATCATATTTAAGTATGTGATGACAATCGTAGAGTTGATAAGCTCACCCAAAAAGACAGTTAAGATCAAAGGAGAAAGGCTAGTGTCAGAGATATTAAAAGAGCTATCGTTAACTGCTGAAACGCATATAGTTTTAAAAAATGGTGTACCAGTACCAGAAGACGACAAGGTCTCTGATTCTGATACTATTCAAATTATTAGAGTTTTTTCTGGCGGTTAAGGATTTTTAGCGACAATTTTTAGATTTGCAGGCCTTTTTGTCAAATTCGCTATTTTCATACCGTATATTTCAGCGATGCCCTTATCGTATAATACATCCACGAGCCTCTGTGATATTATGCCGCCTGTAATCACAGTTTTAATATTGTTTTTATCTTCCTTGATTAGCTTATCAACAAGCTCGTTTAAAGGTATCCTCTCTATTATTGTTTTATCCGAATTTAACAACAGAGCCTCTTTTTTTTGAAAGGCATTATTTAATAGTTCATCAGTAGAATATTGCGGGTTTTTAGATTCTTGCTTTTCCTTGACCTCTGTTTTTTCATTGGGCTCATCTTTTTCATCGTCTATGGTATCTGCATATTTATCAAATACAGTTTCCTGAACCTCTAAAGCTTTCTCTTTTTCAGAGTATGCTTTCAGCTCTTCTTCCATACCATGGGTAGCAAGATACTGTTCTATAGTCATCTTATTTCTCAATGCTTTAACGATCTGCTTGTAAGTCAGCTCTTCCACTTCTCTGCCTGGCGGAGCACGTGCTATAAAGTCCAGTTCTGCAACCTGCAATAACTCTTTCAGTATTAGATCTCCACCACGATCTCCGTCCAAAAATGCAGTAACGATTCTCTCTTTAGTCAGTTCAACGATCGTTTTTGGAATATTAGTACCATTTACTGCAACAGTATTTTTGATCCCGTACTTTAACAGGTTTATAACATCTGATCTTCCTTCTACTATTACAATTGCATCTGATTGAGCAACATTAGGCCCTGCTGGCAAATGATCTTCTCCGAAAGTGGTAATTTCCTGAACTTCCACTGTGTCCCTAACTACCTGTATCAGATCTTCACTCACATTTTTGCCCTGTGAGATCAAATTGCTCAAAAGCTGTTTTGCTCTTTCAATTACTTTTTGTCTCTTTATGAGTCTGATATCTTCTATAGATAGTATCTCTAAAGAAGCTTTGCATGGACCTACACGGTCAATAGTTTCTAAAGATGCAGCCAATATGGCACTTTCTACCTGATCTAAACTGGAAGGGATGTATACTACACCCTCTGATTTACCTTTTTTAGAGTCTATGTCAACCTCGATTCTACCTATTCGCCCACTTTTTTGTAGATCTCTAAGATCTAGCTCATCGCCTAATAAACCTTCTGTCTGCCCAAATATGGCGCCTACCACATCTGGTTTTTCTACTACCCCCTCTGCAGAAATCTTAGCTTTAATAAGATATTTAGCTGCATTAGGATCTACGTTCATATTTTTCACCTCAGTTCATACTTTTTTAAATTAGGAAAAATAGGTGATTTATTCACTTAAATCTAATCCGAACTCTCGACATTTTTATGCCAATTTAGCGTGATATTGAATTATGATGAATTTAATCATTAATTATTTTTCCTAATCAAAATGAGTAATATGCACAAGTTAATAAATGTTATTATCCGTTTTTTATAATATTTGACATGGTTATACAAGGCACATAAAATTTATATAATAATATGTTCTATTTATTATGGCATCTGAAAATATGACTAAAGAACTAGATAATCAATTAGAATCTGCAAAGATCGTGTACGCGAATTCCCTAGCTAGAGCTATACAAAACGGCATTAAAAGTGAAGAGCGGAAAATGAGCTATGAAGAAGCATACTTAACAGCATTGCACATTCTAAACTTTTTCGGATTTCAAAATCGTATTATTGATAATTCGTTAGAGCCTGATGATCGTGATATATTTTATATTATGGAAGATGTGGGAATCTTGGAAACAGAACGTGAAGAAACTACATTATATGACGGTAGAGAATGGAGAATACACTACTGGATCTTGAACTATAAGAGAGTATATGAACTTAGAGAAGAGCAAAAAAACGTAATTGAAGAGATAAAAACAGATATATATAGTGAAATGCCAGAAGATGTTTGGAACAGAGGAGAGTAATAGTTTATGCATATAGCAGTTATCGATTTTGATAGATGCCATCCTAAAAAATGCAATCATGAATGCCAATATTACTGCCCGCAAAACAGAATAGGCACTCAAACAGTCGTGTTTGAAGATGATTACCCAAAGATATATGAAGAACTTTGCGTGGGATGCGGCATTTGCGTACATAAATGTCCGTACAATGCAATTAAAATATTGAGCTTGCCAGAAGCACTGAAAAAAGATCTGGTGCACCAGTACAGTGAAAACGGGTTCAGAATATATAAATTACCGGCTATAAAAAAAGGGAAAGTTATAGGACTGATAGGGCAGAATGGTGTGGGCAAGACTACTGCATTAAACATACTATCAGGAACTTTAATACCGAATTTTGGAGATTTTGATCATCCGGGTTCATGGGATAAGGTTCTTGACTATTATTCTGGATCTGTATATGCAGATTACTTTAAGAAAGTAAGAGACAAAAAGCTGAAAATCGCTTTGAAACCACAG
The genomic region above belongs to Thermoplasmata archaeon and contains:
- a CDS encoding DUF6015 family protein, translated to MASENMTKELDNQLESAKIVYANSLARAIQNGIKSEERKMSYEEAYLTALHILNFFGFQNRIIDNSLEPDDRDIFYIMEDVGILETEREETTLYDGREWRIHYWILNYKRVYELREEQKNVIEEIKTDIYSEMPEDVWNRGE
- the dnaG gene encoding DNA primase DnaG, which encodes MNVDPNAAKYLIKAKISAEGVVEKPDVVGAIFGQTEGLLGDELDLRDLQKSGRIGRIEVDIDSKKGKSEGVVYIPSSLDQVESAILAASLETIDRVGPCKASLEILSIEDIRLIKRQKVIERAKQLLSNLISQGKNVSEDLIQVVRDTVEVQEITTFGEDHLPAGPNVAQSDAIVIVEGRSDVINLLKYGIKNTVAVNGTNIPKTIVELTKERIVTAFLDGDRGGDLILKELLQVAELDFIARAPPGREVEELTYKQIVKALRNKMTIEQYLATHGMEEELKAYSEKEKALEVQETVFDKYADTIDDEKDEPNEKTEVKEKQESKNPQYSTDELLNNAFQKKEALLLNSDKTIIERIPLNELVDKLIKEDKNNIKTVITGGIISQRLVDVLYDKGIAEIYGMKIANLTKRPANLKIVAKNP
- a CDS encoding ribosome biogenesis/translation initiation ATPase RLI, with translation MHIAVIDFDRCHPKKCNHECQYYCPQNRIGTQTVVFEDDYPKIYEELCVGCGICVHKCPYNAIKILSLPEALKKDLVHQYSENGFRIYKLPAIKKGKVIGLIGQNGVGKTTALNILSGTLIPNFGDFDHPGSWDKVLDYYSGSVYADYFKKVRDKKLKIALKPQYVDNIPKKYQGSVRSLLKDLSEKSDFESLTNSLNLNNSLNRNIEDLSGGELQSLAIAVTLLKDAEVYFFDEPSSYLDIAQRLNFAKILKNLAEQKSVYVIEHDLAIIDFLADEVHILFGEEASYGIVSSLLSARHGINSYLDGYIREQNMRFRN
- a CDS encoding MoaD/ThiS family protein, coding for MTIVELISSPKKTVKIKGERLVSEILKELSLTAETHIVLKNGVPVPEDDKVSDSDTIQIIRVFSGG